From Acidicapsa acidisoli, the proteins below share one genomic window:
- a CDS encoding DinB family protein → MPELNPYAKFLDSRPVPEIIASTPAILEALAESIGPDRIALPPAPGKWTPAEILCHLADTEVAFGFRLRQTLAEDHHILQPFDQDKWAATYHGVTARQALNAFTAMREWNLILIRKAPQSSAKKPVTHPERGTMTFSTLIETMAGHDLNHIAQLQKLVPITSAKV, encoded by the coding sequence ATGCCCGAACTCAACCCCTACGCCAAGTTCCTCGACTCCCGTCCAGTCCCTGAAATCATCGCTTCCACCCCCGCAATCCTCGAAGCCCTCGCCGAATCCATCGGACCCGACCGCATCGCCCTCCCACCCGCGCCCGGCAAATGGACCCCGGCCGAAATCCTCTGCCATCTCGCCGACACCGAAGTAGCCTTCGGCTTCCGCCTTCGCCAGACCCTCGCCGAAGATCACCACATCCTCCAACCGTTCGACCAGGACAAATGGGCCGCCACCTACCACGGCGTCACCGCGCGGCAAGCCCTCAACGCATTCACCGCCATGCGCGAGTGGAACCTGATCCTCATTCGCAAAGCCCCGCAATCCTCTGCCAAAAAGCCCGTCACCCACCCCGAACGCGGCACCATGACCTTCTCCACCCTCATCGAAACCATGGCCGGCCACGACCTGAACCACATCGCCCAACTCCAAAAGCTCGTCCCCATCACCTCCGCAAAAGTCTAG